A single window of Amphiura filiformis chromosome 17, Afil_fr2py, whole genome shotgun sequence DNA harbors:
- the LOC140137382 gene encoding uncharacterized protein: MGNAESLPQGDGNNNNFIQSSNLKLQGLLGEGSIGGVYRAELTTGNDVHIVAAKKLKYAQFKNIDINYLCGIRHKNVVSYLGLVTDIKPPMMAMELGVNGSLYDYLRKQRPKGRLSAIQAGTWMSQVAGAVKFIQSLRNIEAEVKSPNFMIFAENQLKLGDFHPPSSQTLSSNPPEQKIKWMAPEMYKEKQRFPKSDVFSCGIVFWEILTCEPPFEGMSRGDVQYKVAGTQQLRPEIPSDCGDALRQLLVDCWRQAPASRPDIAAVKSRVKDIVAKGCKISTKLEPVHDVQTNPTPTAMCCYAPNKRPSLLAVSTRGGKKKAAIEVYDINAVNSAPVYTLESPDWGTPPIDVAATRGMILVICYRGKYVYQFQKYKSAAQESQKFEIADSMSFRYPRCIAVNQLCAVVGVEEKGESFPGSLVVFSVPTMQRERQIDLRYIPQGLDMNDVTSNFILVMGANQFSVRNIAEDAGRELSHVSAPSGTEFFSSVFELGSLSLRDRVQGGNQTSTDPPKVYAVVCTGSASDDGASDDMKNQNYTKGKRLSGDRHQRVSEVHHYRWDAMSKTYVDNGVVLPGLGMIGRNGFRLTRDGVCAVSEPNGRKLKIFNRK; the protein is encoded by the exons ATGGGAAACGCCGAGTCGCTTCCCCAAGGCGatggcaacaacaacaacttcaTCCAATCTTCCAACCTTAAATTACAAGGACTACTTGGCGAAGGCTCCATTGGAGGAGTCTATCGTGCAGAATTGACCACTGGAAATGACGTTCACATTGTCGCTGCCAAGAAACTAAAATATGCCCAATTCAAGAATATCGACATAAATTATCTGTGTGGTATTAGGCATAAGAATGTTGTTTCATATCTTGGACTGGTCACTGATATCAAGCCACCCATGATGGCGATGGAATTAGGCGTCAATGGGTCTCTTTATGACTATCTGCGCAAGCAACGACCAAAAGGACGGCTGTCTGCCATACAGGCAGGCACCTGGATGTCACAGGTGGCTGGAGCCGTCAAATTTATCCAGAGCCTTCGTAACATTGAAGCTGAAGTCAAATCACCTAATTTCATGATATTTGCAGAGAATCAACTGAAACTGGGAGACTTTCATCCTCCATCAAGTCAAACGCTTTCTTCCAACCCACCAGAACAGAAGATCAAGTGGATGGCACCGGAGATGTACAAGGAGAAGCAGCGTTTTCCTAAATCAGATGTGTTCTCTTGTGGTATCGTCTTCTGGGAGATCTTGACGTGTGAACCACCTTTTGAAGGTATGTCCAGAGGCGATGTCCAGTACAAAGTTGCAGGAACTCAACAGCTTCGTCCAGAGATACCATCTGATTGTGGTGATGCTCTCAGACAGCTTCTTGTAGACTGCTGGAGACAAGCTCCTGCTTCGAGGCCAGACATTGCAGCTGTGAAGAGCAGAGTTAAGGACATCGTCGCCAAGGGATGCAAGATCT CAACTAAATTGGAACCTGTCCACGATGTGCAGACCAACCCCACTCCAACAGCTATGTGCTGTTACGCTCCCAACAAGCGACCTTCCCTTCTCGCCGTCAGCACCAGAGGTGGGAAGAAGAAAGCCGCCATCGAGGTGTATGACATCAACGCAGTCAACTCGGCTCCTGTGTACACCTTAGAATCCCCAGACTGGGGAACACCTCCGATCGACGTGGCTGCTACAAGAGGAATGATCTTGGTCATCTGTTACAGAGGGAAGTACGTTTATCAGTTTCAGAAATACAAATCTGCCGCTCAGGAGAGTCAGAAATTCGAGATTGCTGACAGCATGAGCTTCCGATACCCAAGATGCATTGCGGTGAACCAGCTCTGCGCAGTTGTAGGTGTTGAAGAAAAGGGTGAATCATTTCCAGGATCGTTGGTAGTGTTTTCTGTGCCCACAATGCAACGCGAAAGGCAAATTGATCTTCGCTATATTCCACAAGGATTGGACATGAATGATGTGACCAGTAATTTTATACTGGTGATGGGTGCGAATCAATTTAGCGTAAGAAATATCGCAGAAGACGCAGGGAGAGAATTGAGTCATGTAAGCGCGCCAAGTGGTACCGAGTTTTTTTCTTCGGTATTCGAACTCGGAAGCTTGTCACTTCGAGACAGAGTTCAGGGAGGGAACCAGACGTCCACAGACCCACCTAAAGTGTACGCAGTGGTATGTACGGGTTCTGCTTCAGACGATGGCGCATCGGATGATATGAAGAACCAAAACTATACAAAGGGCAAGAGGTTATCTGGTGATCGTCATCAGCGTGTGTCAGAAGTGCATCACTACAGATGGGATGCGATGAGTAAGACGTATGTTGATAACGGAGTGGTCTTGCCTGGGTTGGGAATGATCGGTAGGAACGGATTCCGATTAACACGCGATGGTGTATGCGCTGTGTCGGAACCGAATGGACGAAAGTTGAAGATATTCAACCGCAAATAG